The Camelina sativa cultivar DH55 chromosome 14, Cs, whole genome shotgun sequence genome includes a window with the following:
- the LOC104741303 gene encoding probable calcium-binding protein CML25, producing the protein MFNKGSNGGGSSTSNGRIGADSPYLQKARSGKTEIRELEAVFKKFDVNGDGKISSKELGAIMKSLGHEVPEEELEKAINEIDRKGDGYINFEEFVELNTKGMDQNDVLENLKDAFSVYDIDGNGSISAEELHEVLRSLGDECSIAECRKMIGGVDKDGDGTIDFEEFKIMMTLGSRRDNVMGGGAQR; encoded by the coding sequence ATGTTCAACAAAGGATCCAACGGTGGTGGTTCATCAACTTCCAATGGCCGCATCGGAGCGGATTCACCTTACCTCCAAAAAGCACGTTCGGGCAAAACAGAGATCAGAGAACTCGAAGCTGTCTTCAAAAAGTTCGACGTGAACGGAGACGGGAAGATCTCGTCAAAGGAGCTAGGTGCAATAATGAAGAGCCTAGGCCACGAGGTACCAGAAGAAGAGTTAGAGAAAGCCATAAACGAGATAGATCGTAAAGGTGACGGTTACATAAACTTCGAAGAGTTCGTTGAGCTGAACACCAAAGGTATGGATCAGAATGACGTGTTGGAGAATCTGAAAGATGCCTTCTCGGTCTACGATATCGATGGGAACGGTTCGATCTCGGCTGAGGAGTTGCATGAGGTTTTGAGGAGTCTTGGTGATGAATGTTCTATCGCTGAGTGTAGGAAGATGATTGGTGGTGTTGATAAGGATGGTGATGGTACGATTGATTTCGAGGAGTTTAAGATTATGATGACTTTGGGATCTAGACGTGATAACGTCATGGGTGGTGGTGCTCAGAGGTAG
- the LOC104741304 gene encoding histone-lysine N-methyltransferase setd3-like, with protein MAANSKMAMASLAAQIRPFTCLAASQPSRLAPHPPDLVRWIKREGGFVHHAVKLSQETQFGIGLISTEQIPQGTNLISLPPHIPLRFESNDASSSSSSLLTALARRVPEELWAMKLGLRLLQERANADSFWWPYISNLPETYTVPIFFPGEDIKNLQYAPLLYQVNKRCRFLLEFEQEIRRTLEDVKASSDHPFSGQDVNASALGWTMSAVSTRAFRLHGNKKLHGGGSSDHVPMMLPLIDMCNHSFKPNVRIIQEQNGADSNTLVKVVVETEVKENDPLLLNYGCLSNDFFLLDYGFVIESNPYDTIELKYDEQLMDAASMAAGVSSPKFSSPAPWQRQLLSQLNLAGELPNLKVTIGGPEPVEGRLLAAIRILLCGELVEVEKHDLDTLKSLSSTAPLGIANEMAVLRTVIALCVIALSHFPTKIIEDEAIIKQGVSATAELSIKYRIQKKSVIIDVMKDLTRRVKLLSSMETPSAA; from the exons ATGGCCGCCAATTCGAAAATGGCGATGGCTTCTCTGGCAGCTCAAATTCGCCCATTCACATGTTTGGCAGCGTCTCAGCCATCACGGTTGGCTCCTCATCCGCCGGACCTCGTCCGTTGGATCAAAAGAGAAGGCGGCTTCGTTCACCACGCCGTTAAGCTCTCTCAGGAGACTCAATTTGGTATCGGCCTCATCTCCACCGAGCAAATCCCTCAAGGCACCAACCtaatctctcttcctcctcacaTTCCCTTACGCTTCGAATCAAACGATGcgtcatcgtcttcttcctctctcctcACCGCTTTGGCCCGTCGAGTTCCCG AAGAACTGTGGGCAATGAAATTGGGATTGAGATTGTTGCAAGAAAGAGCCAATGCTGATTCTTTCTGGTGGCCATACATCAGTAATCTCCCGGAGACTTATACAGTTCCTATATTCTTTCCCGGTGAAGATATCAAGAACTTGCAATATGCTCCTCTTCTTTACCAG GTCAATAAAAGATGTAGGTTTCTTCTTGAGTTTGAGCAAGAGATTAGACGTACTCTTGAAGATGTTAAGGCTAGTAGTGATCATCCTTTCAGTGGACAAGATGTTAATGCATCCGCCCTTGGATGGACCATGTCAGCTGTTTCAACTAGAGCGTTTAGGTTACATGGTAATAAAAAGCTTCATGGTGGAGGATCTTCTGATCATGTCCCCATGATGCTTCCTTTGATAGATATGTGCAACCACAGCTTTAAACCAAATGTTCGGATCATTCAAGAACAGAACGGAGCTGACTCGAATACCTTAGTTAAG GTTGTTGTAGAGACTGAAGTCAAAGAAAACGATCCTTTGCTACTCAATTATGGTTGCCTTAGTAAcgattttttccttttggacTACGGATTTGTGATTGAATCAAATCCGTACGACACCATTGAGCTTAAATACGATGAACAGCTCATGGACGCTGCAAGCATGGCGGCTGGTGTTTCTTCCCCAAAGTTCTCTTCACCAGCTCCATGGCAACGCCAGCTGCTTTCCCAGTTAAATTTGGCCGGAGAATTACCAAATCTGAAG GTAACCATAGGAGGCCCAGAGCCAGTAGAGGGACGACTGTTGGCAGCCATAAGGATATTGCTTTGTGGTGAATTGGTGGAAGTTGAGAAGCATGACTTAGACACGCTCAAATCTTTGTCCTCCACAGCCCCTCTTGGAATTGCGAACGAGATGGCCGTTTTGCGCACTGTAATTGCCCTCTGTGTGATTGCATTGAGCCACTTTCCGACAAAGATAATTGAAGATGAGGCTATAATCAAACAAGGTGTCTCAGCCACAGCAGAATTGAGTATCAAGTACCGAATTCAGAAGAAGTCAGTGATCATAGATGTCATGAAAGACCTCACAAGAAGGGTTAAGCTGCTATCGTCTATGGAGACACCGAGTGCTGCATAA
- the LOC109128765 gene encoding uncharacterized protein LOC109128765, with translation MDNKTNDGHESVPPIHSQVVKIKREFEKIQHPSLRQPEMPRVLRESVSPRRSRSPLGLGERERPISVGN, from the coding sequence ATGGACAATAAGACCAATGATGGGCATGAGAGTGTTCCTCCTATCCATAGCCAAGTCGTGAAGAtcaagagagagtttgagaagatACAACACCCGTCTCTAAGGCAGCCTGAGATGCCAAGGGTTCTTCGCGAGAGCGTGAGTCCACGGCGTTCTCGTTCTCCCTTGGGCttaggagagagagaaagacccATCTCCGTTGGGAATTga